In Rutidosis leptorrhynchoides isolate AG116_Rl617_1_P2 chromosome 2, CSIRO_AGI_Rlap_v1, whole genome shotgun sequence, one genomic interval encodes:
- the LOC139892735 gene encoding large ribosomal subunit protein uL4-like, which translates to MAAAAARPLVTVQQLDVDMATDGSSLPLPHVMKSSIRPDIVNFVHSNISKNSRQPYAVSRKAGHQTSAESWGTGRAVSRIPRVPGGGTHRAGQGAFGNMCRGGRMFAPTRIWRKWHRKINVNQKRYAVVSAIAASAVPSLVMARGHRIESVPELPLVVSDTAEGIEKTQNAIKVLKQIGAYADAEKAKDSVGIRPGKGKMRNRRYISRKGPLIVYGTEGAKLVKAFRNIPGVEVANVERLNLLKLAPGGHLGRFIIWTKSAFEKLDSIYGSFEKASSKKSGYVLPRAKMVNADLARIINSDEVQSVVKPIKREVKRAPMKKNPLKNLNTMLRLNPYAKTAKRMALLAEEQRKKSKQEKLDKKRQPISKEEAAKIKTASKAWYKTMISDSDYAEFDVFTKWLGVSQ; encoded by the exons ATGGCCGCCGCTGCAGCACGCCCTCTGGTCACCGTCCAACAGCTAGATGTCGACATGGCCACCGACGGTTCGAGTCTCCCTCTCCCTCACGTCATGAAATCGTCAATCCGTCCCGATATTGTAAACTTTGTTCACTCCAATATCTCCAAAAACTCCCGCCAACCGTACGCCGTTTCTCGCAAAGCCGGCCACCAAACCTCCGCCGAATCATGGGGAACCGGACGTGCTGTATCACGTATTCCACGTGTTCCTGGCGGTGGTACTCACCGTGCCGGTCAAGGTGCGTTCGGTAACATGTGTCGTGGTGGACGTATGTTTGCACCTACTCGGATCTGGAGAAAGTGGCACAGGAAGATCAATGTGAATCAGAAACGATACGCTGTCGTTTCAGCAATTGCTGCAAGTGCCGTGCCTTCGCTTGTGATGGCGCGTGGACATCGGATCGAAAGTGTTCCTGAACTTCCGTTAGTTGTTAGCGACACTGCTGAAGGAATTGAGAAGACGCAAAATGCAATTAAGGTGTTGAAGCAGATCGGCGCTTATGCTGATGCTGAGAAAGCTAAGGATTCCGTTGGAATTCGTCCTGGAAAGGGGAAAATGAGGAACAGGAG GTACATTTCTCGTAAAGGACCTTTGATTGTGTATGGTACCGAAGGTGCTAAGCTAGTGAAGGCATTCAGAAACATTCCAGGAGTTGAGGTTGCTAATGTGGAAAGATTGAACTTACTGAAATTAGCACCAGGAGGACATCTAGGAAGGTTCATCATCTGGACCAAATCGGCTTTTGAGAAGCTGGATTCGATCTACGGATCATTTGAGAAGGCTAGTTCGAAGAAGAGTGGATATGTGTTGCCTAGGGCCAAGATGGTAAATGCTGATTTGGCTAGAATTATCAACTCTGATGAGGTTCAGTCAGTTGTGAAGCCTATTAAGAGGGAGGTTAAGAGGGCACCAATGAAGAAGAACCCATTGAAGAACTTGAATACTATGTTGAGGTTGAACCCGTATGCTAAGACTGCTAAGAGGATGGCCTTGCTTGCTGAGGAACAGAGGAAGAAGTCCAAGCAAGAGAAGCTTGACAAGAAGAGACAGCCAATATCTAAG GAGGAAGCGGCAAAGATTAAGACAGCTAGCAAGGCGTGGTACAAGACTATGATCTCAGACAGTGACTATGCTGAGTTCGACGTTTTCACCAAGTGGCTTGGAGTTTCACAGTAA